The Kribbella shirazensis genomic interval CGGCGACGTGGAGGTCTTCGACGGCGGCGGATCGCCGAACGGACCGAGATCGGCCAGCAGTGCGGCGATCCCACCGCCGACGACCGGCACGAGCGCGAGCACCGCCACAACCACCGCCGTACGCCGCCTCCCCCGCGGATCCCGGCCCGCTGCGTCGCCCTGCTGCTCGTCCGTGCGAACGCCGTCCTCGGGTCCTCGCGGGGCCGCGTCGTCCAGCGTCAGCGTCGGCCGAGGGGGTGCGTACGGCGAGTCGTCGGGGAGGGGCGGGAGGTGGTCGAAGACCTCGATGACCTCGCCGTCGGGGGTCCTGGCCGGTACTTCGAGGGGCTCGGCCAACGTCGGGGCGAGGGCGGCGAGCGCGGCGCGTGCGGACTTCGGACGGGCGGCTGGATCGGTCTGCGTCAGGTCGGCGACGAGGCTCCAGATCGGAGCGGTGGTGTCCGGCGGCGCCGGCAGGTCTCCGCGTTCGGGAGGTTCGGCGCCGGTGAGGAGTTGCCAGGCGGTGACGCCGGCGGCGTACAGGTCCTGCTTCGGGGAGGGTGCGGCGCCTTTGAAGGCTTCGGGCGCCAGGTAGCCCGGCGTGCCGACGACCGTGCCGTGGACGGTCAGTCTGGGCTCGCCCAGGGCGATCGCGATGCCGAAGTCCGTGAGTCGCAGGATCGGCCGTGCCGTGCCGGTCGCTTCCAGGAGCAGGTTCGCGGGCTTGACGTCACGGTGCAGGACGCCTGCCGTGTGGATCTGGTCGAGCGCACCGAGCAGCTGGCTCAGCAGCTCGGCGACGAGTCGCGGCGGGAGCGGGCCGAAGTCCGCCACCAGGTTGGCCACCGAGCCGCCGCCGACAAGGTCCATCGCGAGCAGCGCCATGTCGTCGTCCGCGGCCCAGCCGTACGGCGTCAGCACGTTCGGGTGATCGAGCCGCCGGCCCTGCTCACGCACGAACCGCAGCAGTGCACCGGCGTCGCGCTGCCGCAGTACCTTGGCCGCGC includes:
- a CDS encoding protein kinase domain-containing protein, whose translation is MADVFAGRFELLDPIGVGGAGTVWRAWDRRQERLCAAKVLRQRDAGALLRFVREQGRRLDHPNVLTPYGWAADDDMALLAMDLVGGGSVANLVADFGPLPPRLVAELLSQLLGALDQIHTAGVLHRDVKPANLLLEATGTARPILRLTDFGIAIALGEPRLTVHGTVVGTPGYLAPEAFKGAAPSPKQDLYAAGVTAWQLLTGAEPPERGDLPAPPDTTAPIWSLVADLTQTDPAARPKSARAALAALAPTLAEPLEVPARTPDGEVIEVFDHLPPLPDDSPYAPPRPTLTLDDAAPRGPEDGVRTDEQQGDAAGRDPRGRRRTAVVVAVLALVPVVGGGIAALLADLGPFGDPPPSKTSTSPNGTVGPTTTGPTTSASNSATPVTRSADPAIRVGQPCGWQLAGAVETAADGTRVECRQQGASYVWTKVS